TGCATGGAAGGCACAATTTGTTTCTGGTATTACTATGCCAGTTATGAGATTTGTTGGAAATTTAGGATATGTAATTGTTTCGGTTGTCGGAGGAATAATGGTAACTAAAAAGGCAATACAACTTGGTGATGTTCAAGCATTTATCCAGTATGCACAACAATTTAATCAACCAATTTCTCAGGTTGCAAATATAATGAATATGATTCAATCTACACTTGCAGCAGCAGAAAGGGTTTTTGAAATACTGGATGAAGAAGAGGAACTACCTGATCCAGAGGATGCAATTGAACTTGAAAAAGTTGATGGAAACGTAAAATTTGAGCATGTATATTTTAGCTATAGAGAAGATAAAAAACTTATTGAAGATCTAAATATTGACGTTAAGAGTGGACAAACTGTTGCAATAGTTGGACCTACGGGTGCAGGAAAAACAACTCTTGTAAACTTGTTGATGAGATTTTATGAAATTCAAGGTGGAAGGATCACAGTTGATGGTATTGATATTAGAAAGATAAAAAGAGATAACCTTAGAAGAACATTTGGTATGGTGCTTCAGGATACGTGGTTGTTTAATGGAACAATAAGGGAGAATATTGCGTATGGAAAGGAAGGGGCTACTGAAGAAGAAATAATAAATGCGGCAAAACTTGCACATGCTCACCACTTTATTATGGCGCTACCTGGTGGATATGATGCAGTTATAAATGAAGATGCAAATAATATTTCTCAAGGTGAAAAACAATTGATAACTATTGCAAGAGCTTTTATCGCAGACCCAGAAATATTGATTTTAGATGAGGCAACAAGTAATGTTGATACTTTAACTGAAAAATTAATTCAAAAAGCTATGAAAAGATTAATGCACAGTAGGACAAATTTTGTAATTGCGCACAGACTTTCAACAATTAGAGATGCAGATATTATATTGGTAATGAATGAAGGTCAGATAATAGAAAAAGGGACACATGATGAATTGATGAAGAAAAATGGATTCTATGCAGAACTTTACAAGAGCCAATTTTTAGGAGCATACGTTTAATATTTAATTTTCTTACATTTTTAAGTGCCCTGAAAGAAACTTTCAGGGCATTTTTTATTTGCTAATTTGAAGTTGGTATGTTATAATTATTCTAGACCGTACGGTAGTGGGGAGGGTATAGTATGAAACATAAAGATGCGTTAAGAACGTTAAAAAATGCAAGAGGGCAAATTGATGCGATAATAAAGATGATTGAAGAAAACAGATATTGCATTGATATTTCAAAGCAAATTCTTGCTGCAATTTCGCTATTAAAGAAAGCAAATGTTCAAGTGTTGAATTCACATCTTGAAACTTGTGTTAAAAGTGCAGCTTTTTCAGATGATCCACAGGAAGTTGAGCAAAAAATAAAGGAATTAGAGGATGTTATATCTTATCTAAATAAAATTGTGTAAGGTGGTGATAAAATGCCTGAAAAAAAGATAACTTTTTCAGTTACTGGTATGACTTGTGCAAATTGTGCTCGAACAGTTGAGAAGGTACTTTCAAAAGATGAAAATATAAAATTTGCATCAGTTAACTTGGCAACAAATACAGCATTTGTTGTCGGAGATGAAAGTATTGATCTTGAAAAAGTGAAGAAGTTGGTTGAGAGTGTAGGATATGGAGTGTCAACTGAAAAGCCACAACAAATTGAAGAAAAAAGATTTAGACAAATAAAAAGAAGTTTGATAATGGCTTTAGCTGTTACTATTCCTATATCAATTTTGATGATAATTAATATGTTCTTTGTAAAGGTTCCGTATTTTGTGTTACTTGAAGTAATTGGTGGTGCATTTGTAACATTTGTTGCAGGGAAAAACACTATAAAAGGTGCGTGGATTGCACTTACCCACAAGCATACTAATATGGATACACTAATATTTTTTGGAGCATTAACCTCGTGGCTTACTTCAGTTTTAGCGCTTTTTGGTTTTGAACTTGCTTCTTTTGGTGCTATTGGTACAATGATAATTTCTTTCCATCTTTTAGGAAGGTTTATAGAGTCTTATCTTAGAGATAGAGCAACAAAAGAAATAAAGAAATTACTTAGTCTTCAAGCTAGAGAAGCAAGGGTTGTTATAAATGGTGAAGAATTATTTTTACCAATTGAGGCAGTAAAAGAAAATATGCTAGTTATTGTAAAACCTGGTGAGAGAATACCAGTCGATGGCATAGTTATTGAAGGTGCATCAGGTGTTGATGAGTCAGTAGTTACTGGAGAATCAATGCCAGTTGAGAAAAAAGAAAACGATGAAGTAGTCGGAGGGGCTCTCAATTTGACTGGGATTTTAAAGATTAAAGTTACTAAGACGGGTGAAGATACTTTTCTCTCTAAAATGATCCAGTTAATTCAGGAAGCTCAAGGTGCTAAAGTTCCTATTCAAGCACTGGCAGATAGAATAACAAATTGGTTTGTTCCTACAATTATTACTCTTGCCGTTATAAGTGGTATTTTCTGGTATTTTGGGTTTGATAAATTTTATCCACTACTTGAAAGCGCTAGAAAAATATTTCCTTGGATATTAAGTACAAATGATCCTCTTTCATTTGCTATATTTGCATTTGTTGCAACGGTTGTAATTGCCTGCCCTTGTGCCCTTGGTCTTGCAACACCTATGGCTTTAATAACAGGAACTTCACTTGCAGCAAAAAAAGGTCTTTTGATAAGAAATGCCGAGGCAATACAGACTATGAAAGATGTAAAAGTTGTATTAATGGATAAAACTGGAACTATTACTCAAGGTAATCCCGCTGTTGTTGATACAAATTTAGATGAAGAAGTTAAAAAAATAGTTGCATCAATTGAAAAAAATTCAAATCATCCACTTGCAAAAGCGATATCAAAGATTTCAGAAAAATATTTAGAAATCAAAGATATAAAAGAAATAAGTGGAAAAGGAGTTATTGCAAAGTATGATGGAAAAGAATATTTTGTTGGAAAGCCTGAAGATTATTCAAGGTATGAAACTCTTTTAAAAGAAGGTTATACTGTTGTTGAAGTAAGACAGGATTCAGAGATTGTTGGTTATATTGCAATAGAGGATCCAATAAGGCAGGATTCAAAAATTGCAATTGAAAATTTAAAGAGCCTGAATGTAATTCCAGTTATGGTGACAGGTGATAATGAAAAGACTGCAAAAATAGTAGCAGAAAAGGTAGGTATTGAAAAAGTTCATTCTCAAGTAAAACCAGATGAAAAACTTGAGATAGTAAGAAAATACCAAGTAGAAGGTAATAAAGTTTTAATGGTTGGAGATGGAATGAACGATGCAGCGGCTTTAAAAGGTGCAGATGTAGGAATTGCTATAGGTAGTGGGACGGATCTTGCAATAGATAATGCAGATATTATTATAACTAAAGAGGGTATTTCAAAGATAGTTGATGCAATTTATATTTCAAACTTGACTTTTAAAGTTATAAAGCAAAATCTTTTCTGGGCATTTTTCTACAATATTATAGCTATTCCAATGGCAATGCTTGGACTTCTTCATCCAGCAATTGCAGAAGCTGCTATGGCCTTTAGCTCTATTACAGTAATATTGAATTCTTCAAAAATTAATGAAAGAAGATATGCAAAAGTATTTTCTAGTAAGAAGTCTTGTTGCATCTAGGAGGTGATTAGAATGTGTTACTTATGGAACCCATTTTGGAGATTTTATCCGGGAGGAGGTTTTATTATGATGTTCTTTGGACTGATTCTTTTAGCTGTAATACTATATTTTTTATTTAAAACTTTTAAACCATCTTTTAAAGGTGAGTTTGAGGATTCAGCTTTAAAAATATTAAATGAAAAACTTGCAAAAGGTGAAATAACAGAAGAAGAGTACAAAAGAAAGAAAGAATTAATAATGAAAGGAAGATTTTAAAAAGGAGGGATTTTTATGGGTAAATTTATTTTGAAAGTACCAGATATGTCTTGTAAACATTGTGTTATGAGAATAACAAAAGCATTAGAAGAGCTAGGTGAAAAAAACTTTGAAGTTAAATTAGAAAGTAAAACTGTTGAAATTGAAACCGAAAACCTAGAAAATGTAAAAGCAAAATTATCTGAAATTGATTATCCAGTTGAAAGCGTTGAAAGTTTATAGCTATGTAAATATAAATTATTAAAAAACAAAAAGAATGCTCCATTCTTGTCATAGTGCAAGAATGGAGCATTTATTTTTAATAGAAATTTTTAATGAAACTTTTCAGTGAGAATCAATACAGGAATTTCAATAACTAGATTTCAAAAAAAGTGAGAATAGTTTGAAAAATTTGGACTATGCAGTTTTCATTCCTCATAGGTAGATTCTAAACGACAAACAACTAAACGTCCAAGACACAGCACTAATTAACCGTTTTCATTCCTCATAGGTAGATTCTAAACAGATCTAAAATTGTGTTTTTGCTTTGGCTTTCTAATGTTTTCATTCCTCATAGGTAGATTCTAAACAAAAAATAACCGTCTATAACAGCGGTACTATAAAAGTATTAGAGTTTTCATTCCTCATAGGTAGATTCTAAACATATTAAAGCAATAGTGGAAGTAACATATTCAGATGTTTTCATTCCTCATAGGTAGATTCTAAACAAATTAGAAAAAAATACGGTAACATAATTGAAGCAATGTTTTCATTCCTCATAGGTAGATTCTAAACGGCGAGATGTTTGTGTTTATTTTGTTGTTACCAAAAACAAAGAGTTTTCATTCCTCATAGGTAGATTCTAAACTTGTTGGAACCATATGATAGCAAAATAAGCGACTATTGGACGTTTGTTTTCATTCCTCATAGGTAGATTCTAAACACGTTATATGTAGGAGAAGCAAAGATAAAATGGATAAGTTTTCATTCCTCATAGGTAGATTCTAAACAGTATAGAAGTACAAAAAGGACTCGCGGTTGATGAAACAACTGTTTTCATTCCTCATAGGTAGATTCTAAACACTTAACGAATGCGAGGTGATACAATGGCTTTGGGCACATTAGTGTTTTCATTCCTCATAGGTAGATTCTAAACAGAGTAGAGGCATCAGACTTTTTAACCGGGCGCGCGGATTATGGTTTTCATTCCTCATAGGTAGATTCTAAACCTTATACTGCTTTACTTATTAGAAATGGCGCGGTAGCACTTGTTTTCATTCCTCATAGGTAGATTCTAAACTTATACAGTAAAAAAGATGAATGAAAAGCAATTATATAGTTTTCATTCCTCATAGGTAGATTCTAAACGGCATTCAGGCCGCCAAGGCTCAGGCAGCGGACTAGATTAGGTTTTCATTCCTCATAGGTAGATTCTAAACTCTTATATGGCGAACAGATAGCATCTGCGCAAGTAACAGCGTTTTCATTCCTCATAGGTAGATTCTAAACGTTGTTGAAAAACAAGAAATTCTTTCAATTGATCAAAAGGCAGGTTTTCATTCCTCATAGGTAGATTCTAAACAAGAATTCTTAACAAATGCAGAAGCAATATTAAACGAAATTAAGTTTTCATTCCTCATAGGTAGATTCTAAACAAAACATAACAGTCAATGGCACGCTAACTGCAACAAAAGTATAGTTTTCATTCCTCATAGGTAGATTCTAAACTATCTTAGGGGGTGCTAGTATGACGTTGTGGCCTAATGATAGTTTTCATTCCTCATAGGTAGATTCTAAACTTATACTAGCATCACATTCAAACGGGGTTAGCCCCGGAGTTTTCATTCCTCATAGGTAGATTCTAAACAACTTCTTATCACGATTACATTACGAAAGCTGGCAAAATCAGTGTTTTCATTCCTCATAGGTAGATTCTAAACGGAATTATAAGTGCATTTCGAAGTAACAAACTCTTCGATATGTTTTCATTCCTCATAGGTAGATTCTAAACGGCATGGATTATGACTTTTCTGAAGCTTCGCAACGACCACTGTTTTCATTCATAGGTAGATTCTAAACCAAGAGTAACCGCGAGAGTGACACCGGCTGGAGCAGTAGTTTTTCATTCCTCATAGGTAGATTCTAAACTTACAGAACTTATTAACCCCACAAAAGATTTGGGTTTTCATTCCTCATAGGTAGATTCTAAACTGCAATATCAAAATGATAACAAAGGGGTTTACGATTTTATTCACAGTTTTCATTCCTCATAGGTAGATTCTAAACTATACCTTTTGTATACACACAGTTTAAAGATGTAAGTGCACCGTTTTCATTCCTCATAGGTAGATTCTAAACGGGAACAACCATGGAACAATTTCTATGGTTTATTATCGGTTTTCATTCCTCATAGGTAGATTCTAAACTTTACCAGGGATGATGATTGTGATGATCAGAAAGAAAAGTTTTCATTCCTCATAGGTAGATTCTAAACCTATAACTATCCTCATAAATAAATATAACAAAAAAAAGTAACAAAACCTTTGAGTGGAAGTAAACGGTAAGTTAAATCTAGAATTTATGAGCTCTTATTTAACTTTATTTTCGGAAACATCTCCTAAAAATTTGTCTAATTTCAGTCTATTAACATAAATGTTACATATGCTATATTATAGATTTAGTAAAAATGGACTTTTTTGAATTTGGTTAAAAATGTGTTAAAAAATTTTCTTTCTTAGAATAACATCAAAAATTTTTTATAGTTAATTTTAAATTTCCTTTTAGTTAATTTTTTTGTTTTTCGGAGACCCTGGCCAAAGTAAAAAATAGGTTAAATTAGAATATAAAAAAAGGGCTACACTTGTTAAAATTGTTTTTGTACTAAACATCGCCAACAAGGAGGTGTAGCCCAATAATATTCACTTCAATATTGTTTAACAACAAAAATTACTCAATAAATTTTCTAACCTTGTCTTTGATAAATCTAAATGAGTGTATCTAAGAAAATATCTTTTTAGACAATACACTATAGATTGAAAAAATTATTAAAAAAAGTATAAAGCTCAAGAGACTTTTTAGTACACTACTAGTCATTGAAGATAAAAAAATTAGAGGAAAGAAAAAGAGACTTCATCTATTATATGAAGCAAAGGTGTTATTAGATTTTGAGATAGGAAATAATAGATAGAACATGCAGAAATTATGTTAGAAGATATAGAAGGTTAGATATTGTTAGCAGATAGGGGGTACTGGCAATGGGAGTTTATTGAAAAAATGAAAGAAAAGATGAAGCTATATATAAGACCTAGGGGAAGAAAAGGGAAAGAATTTATGGAAAGAGAAATAAATAGGTTGATATATAGTAAAAGATGGGAAATAGAGTGCTACATAGAAAGGCAAAAATAGAGGATAAAGATGAGGGGAATGAATGAAAGAAAGATAAAGGCGCAGATTACATATATGTTACTAGGATAGAAGTTAACAATATTAATAGACACACTCTTTGCTCATCCTAAGATGATTAGATTGATTGAAAATAATTTTTACATTGACCAGGGTGATTGCCTTTAGTAAATGTGCGTTGATTGAGTAAGTTATGGGTTTATTTGTGATGTTTATATTAAAAAATGGCTTTGGTGTTTACCAAAGCCAT
This DNA window, taken from Thermosipho africanus Ob7, encodes the following:
- a CDS encoding ABC transporter ATP-binding protein translates to MSEKIQRPARGHKGGPGGPIRAAVEKPKDFKKALKRLMIYLKPYMVPIIIVLAMAIAGTIFSIIAPKVLGKATTKLFQGYMAKRIFPKAKIDLNGILKILINVGILYGLFALFMYIQQYVMAGVSQKVVKKLRTDVMEKLSKLPLKFYDSRTHGEILSRVTNDVDLISNTLNQSLTQLITSIVTIVGVIVMMLTISPLLTLVTVVTLPISVGFIVFIVKKSQKYFKNQQVYLGNVNGHVEEMFSGLVVVKAYNKEEESIKKFEEYNQKLYDVAWKAQFVSGITMPVMRFVGNLGYVIVSVVGGIMVTKKAIQLGDVQAFIQYAQQFNQPISQVANIMNMIQSTLAAAERVFEILDEEEELPDPEDAIELEKVDGNVKFEHVYFSYREDKKLIEDLNIDVKSGQTVAIVGPTGAGKTTLVNLLMRFYEIQGGRITVDGIDIRKIKRDNLRRTFGMVLQDTWLFNGTIRENIAYGKEGATEEEIINAAKLAHAHHFIMALPGGYDAVINEDANNISQGEKQLITIARAFIADPEILILDEATSNVDTLTEKLIQKAMKRLMHSRTNFVIAHRLSTIRDADIILVMNEGQIIEKGTHDELMKKNGFYAELYKSQFLGAYV
- a CDS encoding metal-sensing transcriptional repressor: MKHKDALRTLKNARGQIDAIIKMIEENRYCIDISKQILAAISLLKKANVQVLNSHLETCVKSAAFSDDPQEVEQKIKELEDVISYLNKIV
- a CDS encoding heavy metal translocating P-type ATPase yields the protein MPEKKITFSVTGMTCANCARTVEKVLSKDENIKFASVNLATNTAFVVGDESIDLEKVKKLVESVGYGVSTEKPQQIEEKRFRQIKRSLIMALAVTIPISILMIINMFFVKVPYFVLLEVIGGAFVTFVAGKNTIKGAWIALTHKHTNMDTLIFFGALTSWLTSVLALFGFELASFGAIGTMIISFHLLGRFIESYLRDRATKEIKKLLSLQAREARVVINGEELFLPIEAVKENMLVIVKPGERIPVDGIVIEGASGVDESVVTGESMPVEKKENDEVVGGALNLTGILKIKVTKTGEDTFLSKMIQLIQEAQGAKVPIQALADRITNWFVPTIITLAVISGIFWYFGFDKFYPLLESARKIFPWILSTNDPLSFAIFAFVATVVIACPCALGLATPMALITGTSLAAKKGLLIRNAEAIQTMKDVKVVLMDKTGTITQGNPAVVDTNLDEEVKKIVASIEKNSNHPLAKAISKISEKYLEIKDIKEISGKGVIAKYDGKEYFVGKPEDYSRYETLLKEGYTVVEVRQDSEIVGYIAIEDPIRQDSKIAIENLKSLNVIPVMVTGDNEKTAKIVAEKVGIEKVHSQVKPDEKLEIVRKYQVEGNKVLMVGDGMNDAAALKGADVGIAIGSGTDLAIDNADIIITKEGISKIVDAIYISNLTFKVIKQNLFWAFFYNIIAIPMAMLGLLHPAIAEAAMAFSSITVILNSSKINERRYAKVFSSKKSCCI
- a CDS encoding SHOCT domain-containing protein, with the translated sequence MMFFGLILLAVILYFLFKTFKPSFKGEFEDSALKILNEKLAKGEITEEEYKRKKELIMKGRF
- a CDS encoding heavy-metal-associated domain-containing protein; its protein translation is MGKFILKVPDMSCKHCVMRITKALEELGEKNFEVKLESKTVEIETENLENVKAKLSEIDYPVESVESL